In Tachypleus tridentatus isolate NWPU-2018 chromosome 7, ASM421037v1, whole genome shotgun sequence, a genomic segment contains:
- the LOC143258127 gene encoding uncharacterized protein LOC143258127 isoform X1: MKLKCWMVLILIGMACGIRGGYGDALSFGNEEQIQPYEFGYQIKDDRGNSQERKETGNMDGSKIGAYSYKDAFGVYRQVEYTADSDGFRVNVKTNEPGTANQNPADVTITSKQSSVGVQDKLIPDTIRNQFHKVNHLPTYHQIQYSPEYPSSRVVSNFRKELLQNEQEPGQKPTTAPLTLPKNRTIVVPKDPFVPITVSKVYRVVYSSISMYDIIPNLSLVNVVKNKQTPSYVPNPVIDIKGYERGEPRVIQYSDHSKVIDLRAKTSKLQSYTNDEIPVYKDR; encoded by the exons TGTTGGATGGTGTTGATCCTGATAGGTATGGCTTGTGGTATTCGTGGTGGCTACGGTGACGCCCTGTCTTTCGGTAACGAG GAACAAATTCAACCTTATGAGTTCGGTTATCAAATTAAAGATGACAGAGGCAACAGTCAGGAAAGAAAGGAAACTGGAAACATGGATGGTTCTAAGATTGGAGCTTACAGTTACAAAGATGCTTTCGGAGTCTATCGCCAAGTTGAATACACAGCTGACAGTGACGGATTCCGTGTTAATGTAAAAACCAACGAACCCGGCACGGCTAATCAGAATCCTGCTGATGTCACGATTACGTCAAAACAGTCCTCTGTCGGTGTTCAGGACAAACTAATCCCGGATACAATCAGGAACCAGTTTCATAAAGTCAACCATCTGCCCACTTATCACCAAATTCAGTATTCACCGGAATATCCATCCTCTCGAGTGGTATCTAATTTCCGGAAAGAGTTACTTCAAAATGAACAAGAACCAGGACAGAAACCTACGACAGCTCCTCTCACTCTGCCTAAAAATCGAACCATCGTTGTCCCCAAAGATCCATTTGTCCCTATTACAGTGTCCAAAGTCTACAGGGTTGTATATTCCTCTATATCAATGTATGATATCATTCCAAACCTTTCTCTGGTAAACGTGGTCAAAAATAAACAGACACCATCTTATGTACCTAACCCGGTTATCGACATCAAGGGATACGAACGAGGGGAACCGAGAGTGATCCAATACTCTGACCATTCTAAAGTTATTGATCTAAGAGCTAAAACATCAAAACTTCAGAGCTATACTAACGATGAAATACCAGTCTACAAAGACAGATAA
- the LOC143258127 gene encoding uncharacterized protein LOC143258127 isoform X2, whose amino-acid sequence MVLILIGMACGIRGGYGDALSFGNEEQIQPYEFGYQIKDDRGNSQERKETGNMDGSKIGAYSYKDAFGVYRQVEYTADSDGFRVNVKTNEPGTANQNPADVTITSKQSSVGVQDKLIPDTIRNQFHKVNHLPTYHQIQYSPEYPSSRVVSNFRKELLQNEQEPGQKPTTAPLTLPKNRTIVVPKDPFVPITVSKVYRVVYSSISMYDIIPNLSLVNVVKNKQTPSYVPNPVIDIKGYERGEPRVIQYSDHSKVIDLRAKTSKLQSYTNDEIPVYKDR is encoded by the exons ATGGTGTTGATCCTGATAGGTATGGCTTGTGGTATTCGTGGTGGCTACGGTGACGCCCTGTCTTTCGGTAACGAG GAACAAATTCAACCTTATGAGTTCGGTTATCAAATTAAAGATGACAGAGGCAACAGTCAGGAAAGAAAGGAAACTGGAAACATGGATGGTTCTAAGATTGGAGCTTACAGTTACAAAGATGCTTTCGGAGTCTATCGCCAAGTTGAATACACAGCTGACAGTGACGGATTCCGTGTTAATGTAAAAACCAACGAACCCGGCACGGCTAATCAGAATCCTGCTGATGTCACGATTACGTCAAAACAGTCCTCTGTCGGTGTTCAGGACAAACTAATCCCGGATACAATCAGGAACCAGTTTCATAAAGTCAACCATCTGCCCACTTATCACCAAATTCAGTATTCACCGGAATATCCATCCTCTCGAGTGGTATCTAATTTCCGGAAAGAGTTACTTCAAAATGAACAAGAACCAGGACAGAAACCTACGACAGCTCCTCTCACTCTGCCTAAAAATCGAACCATCGTTGTCCCCAAAGATCCATTTGTCCCTATTACAGTGTCCAAAGTCTACAGGGTTGTATATTCCTCTATATCAATGTATGATATCATTCCAAACCTTTCTCTGGTAAACGTGGTCAAAAATAAACAGACACCATCTTATGTACCTAACCCGGTTATCGACATCAAGGGATACGAACGAGGGGAACCGAGAGTGATCCAATACTCTGACCATTCTAAAGTTATTGATCTAAGAGCTAAAACATCAAAACTTCAGAGCTATACTAACGATGAAATACCAGTCTACAAAGACAGATAA